The Streptococcus iniae genome contains the following window.
GTAGAAGTTATCGAGATAGAGCGTTTGCGCCTTGCTGATGGGATGGCTCTCATGCTTGAGAGAACTTTTCTGCCTTCAGAAGTATTTACTAGTTTAACAGAAGAAATGGTTAGTCAAAAACCCCTTTATGATATTTTTTCAGAAGATTATCAACAAGTTGTGCGCTTTGCTGAGGAAGAATTTTATGCAAGTATTGCTTTAGATTACGAGGCTTCTTTACTTGACATTAAAAAAGGGGATCCAGTTTTGCATTTAGTTCGTAAAACGAATAACGATAGAAATCTTATGATTGAATATACCTTTAGTATTGCGCGTGCGGATAAATTCCGTTACCGTATCACCCATCAACCGACACATATGAAAAGCTAATTTTGGGAGGATAGCTGATGTTTAACTTATCAAAAACAGAACTTGAAACATTAGGGGCTGAAATCACAACACGTGAAATTAAGCAACAGCCAGAACTTTGGCAGGAAGCATTTGAATACTTTCTTCAAAATAAAGAAAGTATAGATGCTTTTTTAAACCGCGTAAATGAAAGCGCTAACGGAGAAAAAATAAAAGTTATTTTCACGGGAGCAGGAACTTCAGAATATGTTGGTAATAGTATTTGGAGTTATCTGCAAACTTATGGTAATCGCGACCGTTATCTTTTTTCAAGTATTGCATCAACGGATTTGGTAGCTGCACCACATTATTACTTATATGAAGAAGATACTGTTA
Protein-coding sequences here:
- a CDS encoding GntR family transcriptional regulator, encoding MTNQQPLYMQMVDVLEVKIRETMSPNDKLLSERELSETYGVSRITVRLALKELEIRGLIYKKQGKGTYVSAIKEPATDLSSAYSFTEEMKKQGRQPQTKILSFQKMAVTPYLSGLLGLEVGVEVIEIERLRLADGMALMLERTFLPSEVFTSLTEEMVSQKPLYDIFSEDYQQVVRFAEEEFYASIALDYEASLLDIKKGDPVLHLVRKTNNDRNLMIEYTFSIARADKFRYRITHQPTHMKS